One segment of Pyrococcus sp. ST04 DNA contains the following:
- a CDS encoding glutamate synthase-related protein: protein MISHVLPEFLVERDDERCIKCGACVYQCPFGVHQWNEDKTDILIDYTKCVGCQRCVVFCPTDALIVRPYPGSYRPNAYWTKDIITDIKRQAEGGGVLLTGTGNDKPYKVYFDHILLNASQVTNPPIDPLREPIELKTFIGRKPRQLEIDPENIEIKTEIPPNLEIEAPIMFAGMSYGALSYNAFLAIAMAAKEFGTMFSTGEGGLPPELRKKYGDHAIVQVASGRFGVDPDYLNSAAAIEIKIGQGAKPGIGGHLPGEKVTEGIARTRMIPPGTDALSPAPHHDIYSIEDLATLIHAIKEATNYEKPVFVKVAAVHNIAAIASGIARAGADAIVIDGFRGGTGATPKIIRDHVGIPIELALAAVDRRLREEGIRHEVSIIVSGGIRNSADVVKAIALGADAVYIGTAALIAIGCTMCQKCYTGKCPWGITTQDPVLMRRLSPKAASKRLVNLLKAWSLEIKEMLGAMGINAVESLRGNREHLRGIGLEKWELEVLGIKGAGE, encoded by the coding sequence GTGATATCCCACGTACTTCCGGAATTTTTGGTTGAGAGGGACGATGAGAGGTGCATAAAGTGCGGTGCTTGTGTGTACCAGTGCCCCTTTGGAGTGCATCAGTGGAATGAGGACAAGACAGACATACTTATTGACTACACCAAGTGCGTTGGCTGTCAGAGGTGCGTTGTGTTCTGCCCTACAGATGCCTTAATAGTTAGGCCGTATCCTGGCTCCTACAGACCAAATGCTTACTGGACCAAGGATATAATCACGGACATAAAGAGGCAGGCAGAAGGTGGGGGAGTTCTTCTTACAGGAACTGGGAACGATAAACCCTACAAGGTTTACTTTGACCATATTCTATTGAATGCATCCCAAGTTACTAATCCTCCAATAGACCCGTTAAGGGAGCCTATAGAGCTGAAGACATTCATAGGGAGGAAGCCAAGGCAGTTGGAAATTGATCCAGAGAACATTGAAATAAAAACAGAAATTCCTCCCAATCTTGAAATAGAAGCTCCAATAATGTTTGCCGGAATGAGCTATGGAGCCCTCAGCTACAATGCTTTTCTTGCAATAGCGATGGCTGCTAAGGAATTTGGGACCATGTTTAGTACTGGCGAAGGTGGCTTGCCACCTGAGCTCAGGAAGAAGTACGGGGATCATGCAATAGTTCAAGTAGCAAGTGGAAGATTTGGGGTTGATCCAGACTACCTTAACTCCGCTGCGGCCATAGAGATAAAGATAGGTCAGGGAGCAAAGCCGGGCATTGGAGGTCATCTGCCGGGGGAGAAGGTTACTGAGGGAATTGCTAGAACAAGAATGATACCACCTGGAACAGATGCTCTTTCTCCAGCTCCCCACCATGATATTTATTCAATTGAAGATCTGGCAACCTTGATACATGCAATAAAAGAGGCAACGAATTATGAAAAGCCTGTATTTGTTAAAGTTGCAGCTGTACATAACATAGCGGCTATTGCAAGCGGTATAGCTAGGGCTGGAGCAGATGCAATAGTTATAGACGGATTTAGAGGAGGAACGGGAGCGACACCAAAGATAATCAGGGATCACGTCGGGATCCCCATCGAACTTGCGTTGGCAGCAGTGGATAGGAGATTAAGAGAGGAAGGAATTAGGCATGAGGTCTCAATAATAGTCTCGGGAGGGATTAGGAATTCTGCAGATGTTGTGAAGGCGATAGCGTTGGGTGCTGATGCTGTGTACATAGGAACCGCTGCCCTAATAGCAATTGGGTGTACAATGTGTCAGAAGTGCTACACGGGCAAGTGTCCCTGGGGCATAACAACTCAAGATCCGGTTTTAATGAGGAGATTGAGCCCCAAAGCCGCGTCTAAGAGATTGGTAAATCTTCTAAAGGCGTGGAGTTTGGAAATAAAGGAGATGCTTGGTGCAATGGGAATTAATGCTGTTGAAAGCCTTCGCGGGAATAGAGAACATCTTAGGGGAATTGGGCTGGAGAAATGGGAGCTTGAAGTTTTAGGAATTAAGGGGGCGGGAGAATGA
- a CDS encoding argininosuccinate synthase — translation MKVVLAYSGGLDTSVILKLMQEKLGAEVVTVTVDVGQKDDFEKIEEKAYKFGAVKHYYIDAREEFANNYVSKAIKANALYEKAYPLATALARPLIVEKLVEIAKKEGANVIAHGCTGKGNDQVRFNLGIKALMPEAEILQPVAEWNLTRDWEMEYAKKHGIPVSDKIYSIDENIWGRSIEGGVLEDPFAEPPEEVFEWTVSPAKAPNEPEYIMLEFENGIPVALNGEKMPLLELIIKLNEIAGKHGVGRIDHIEDRTVGIKSREVYEAPAAVTIIKAHYDLEKLTLTKWLIEFKDIVDSKWSWLVYNGLWYEPLRHALEGFIEEAEKAVNGEVKVKLWKGNAIVVGRTSDNALYDIKVATYEKFSSFDQKLAKGFIELFGMQSVLAYNVMHGVKTITTIDELKEALKEAEKLAG, via the coding sequence ATGAAAGTCGTGCTAGCTTACTCTGGTGGTCTCGATACATCGGTAATACTCAAGCTCATGCAGGAAAAACTTGGGGCTGAAGTTGTTACTGTAACGGTAGATGTCGGTCAGAAAGACGATTTTGAAAAGATTGAGGAAAAAGCATACAAGTTTGGGGCAGTTAAACACTATTACATTGATGCCAGGGAAGAATTTGCAAATAATTATGTGTCAAAGGCTATAAAAGCCAATGCACTATATGAGAAAGCTTATCCGCTAGCTACGGCCCTGGCAAGGCCGTTGATTGTTGAGAAGCTTGTAGAGATTGCCAAAAAAGAGGGAGCCAATGTTATAGCTCACGGCTGTACTGGAAAAGGAAATGATCAGGTCAGGTTTAACCTTGGAATAAAGGCCCTCATGCCAGAAGCTGAGATTCTCCAGCCAGTTGCAGAATGGAATCTCACCAGGGACTGGGAAATGGAGTATGCAAAAAAACATGGAATACCTGTAAGCGACAAAATTTACAGTATCGATGAGAACATCTGGGGGAGGAGCATAGAGGGAGGGGTTTTGGAGGATCCTTTTGCAGAGCCACCTGAGGAAGTCTTTGAGTGGACAGTTTCTCCAGCAAAGGCCCCCAACGAGCCAGAATATATAATGCTGGAATTTGAAAATGGTATACCTGTTGCTTTGAATGGAGAGAAAATGCCTCTCCTTGAGCTCATCATTAAGCTGAATGAGATCGCTGGAAAACACGGAGTAGGGAGGATAGACCACATTGAGGACAGGACCGTTGGAATCAAGAGCAGGGAAGTTTATGAAGCACCAGCAGCAGTTACTATAATAAAGGCCCATTACGACCTTGAAAAGCTCACACTAACCAAGTGGCTCATCGAGTTTAAAGACATCGTGGATTCAAAATGGTCTTGGCTGGTTTACAATGGGCTCTGGTATGAACCCCTCAGGCATGCTTTAGAAGGGTTCATAGAGGAGGCCGAGAAGGCTGTTAATGGAGAAGTCAAGGTGAAGCTTTGGAAGGGCAATGCGATAGTAGTGGGAAGGACATCAGACAACGCCCTTTATGATATAAAAGTTGCAACCTACGAGAAGTTCAGTAGCTTTGATCAGAAGCTCGCCAAGGGCTTTATTGAGCTCTTTGGAATGCAGAGTGTTCTGGCCTACAATGTCATGCACGGGGTTAAAACTATAACAACAATAGACGAGCTCAAAGAAGCTTTAAAGGAAGCTGAAAAGCTTGCTGGCTGA
- a CDS encoding citrate/2-methylcitrate synthase has product MSTTIRGLENVYIDQSSICYIDGRGGRLYYRGYSIEELAELSTFEEVTYLLWFGKLPTKRELKEFSENLVKNRKLPSELLDLLEKMPRAAHPMGVLRTAVSFLGNLNGEPSATMEDVLKKGISITAKIPTIVATMYRLRNELEPIEPSKKLSHAANFLYMLHGEEPPKEWERAMDVALILYAEHEINASTLTVMTVGSTLSDYYSAIVAGIGALKGPLHGGAVEGAIKQFMEIGSPEKVEEWFFNALKEKRKIMGAGHRVYKTYDPRARIFKKYAKMLGDKRLYAIAEKLEALVQEHLSKKGVSINVDYWSGIVFHAMRIPIELYTTIFAMGRIAGWTAHLAEYISHNRLIRPRLQYVGEVGKKYVPIEMRE; this is encoded by the coding sequence GTGAGCACAACAATTAGGGGTCTTGAAAATGTTTACATAGATCAATCGAGCATATGCTATATAGATGGCAGAGGAGGAAGGCTTTACTATAGAGGTTACAGCATAGAGGAATTGGCCGAGCTGAGTACGTTTGAAGAAGTCACGTATCTCCTATGGTTTGGAAAGCTACCAACAAAGAGGGAACTCAAAGAATTTTCAGAAAACCTTGTGAAAAATAGAAAGCTACCCTCCGAACTTCTCGATTTGTTAGAAAAGATGCCCAGAGCAGCCCATCCTATGGGAGTTTTGAGAACTGCCGTTTCATTCCTTGGGAATTTAAATGGGGAACCAAGTGCAACAATGGAGGACGTATTAAAAAAAGGAATCAGCATTACCGCAAAAATCCCCACAATAGTTGCAACTATGTACAGACTTAGGAATGAACTTGAACCCATTGAACCTTCCAAAAAACTCAGCCATGCAGCAAACTTTTTGTACATGCTACACGGAGAAGAGCCCCCCAAAGAGTGGGAAAGAGCTATGGACGTAGCCTTGATTCTGTATGCAGAGCATGAGATAAACGCCTCAACCCTAACAGTTATGACAGTCGGCTCAACGCTAAGTGACTATTACTCCGCAATAGTTGCAGGAATAGGAGCGCTAAAGGGACCTCTTCATGGGGGTGCTGTTGAAGGAGCAATAAAGCAGTTCATGGAGATAGGAAGTCCAGAGAAGGTCGAAGAATGGTTTTTTAACGCCCTGAAAGAAAAGAGAAAGATAATGGGAGCAGGCCATAGAGTCTACAAAACGTACGACCCAAGAGCTAGGATATTCAAAAAATATGCAAAGATGCTCGGAGATAAAAGATTATACGCAATAGCCGAAAAGCTGGAAGCATTGGTTCAAGAACACCTAAGCAAAAAAGGGGTTAGTATAAATGTTGACTATTGGTCAGGTATAGTGTTCCATGCAATGAGAATCCCAATAGAGCTGTACACAACAATATTCGCGATGGGCAGAATAGCAGGGTGGACAGCTCATCTAGCTGAGTATATTTCTCACAACAGACTAATCAGGCCGAGGCTCCAATATGTTGGGGAGGTTGGCAAAAAATACGTTCCAATAGAGATGAGAGAATAA
- a CDS encoding glutamine amidotransferase family protein has product MRFNDDKDFSACGIFGIMDRAGRRFSGKLIVEAMSLMKVRGNGLGAGFAVYGLYKKFKEYYALHIMLDNKDAKEKVYSYISANFDIIYEDEIPVNDKANVVDPPKFIRYFVAPRKKGTEKSLSDEDYVIKKVMYVNRHIEGAYIISSGKNMGVFKGVGFPEDIADFFMIEEYRGYIWTAHTRFPTNTPGWWGGAHPFSILDWSVVHNGEISSYGTNKRYLEMYGYYSTLKTDTEVMAYIFDLLMRRQGLPIEVVAKILAPPMWDEIERMSEKERKFYKALRMTYSPLLVNGPWAVIVARHGEMFGLTDRIRLRPLTAAERGSLFMISSEEAPIRYLFPKVDKVYTPYGGEPIVARLEKDVKKFVEGEIT; this is encoded by the coding sequence ATGAGGTTCAACGATGATAAGGACTTTTCGGCGTGCGGTATTTTTGGCATAATGGACAGGGCAGGGAGAAGGTTCAGCGGAAAGCTCATAGTAGAAGCTATGTCTCTAATGAAGGTTAGAGGAAATGGTCTTGGAGCAGGATTTGCTGTTTATGGCCTTTACAAGAAGTTCAAGGAGTACTATGCCCTTCACATAATGCTTGACAACAAAGATGCAAAGGAAAAAGTGTACAGTTATATAAGTGCAAACTTTGACATAATCTATGAGGACGAGATCCCTGTAAATGACAAGGCGAATGTAGTTGATCCCCCCAAATTTATAAGGTATTTTGTTGCTCCAAGAAAGAAAGGTACGGAGAAGTCCCTTAGTGACGAGGACTATGTAATAAAAAAGGTCATGTATGTTAACAGACACATCGAGGGGGCTTACATAATTTCATCTGGAAAGAACATGGGGGTTTTCAAGGGAGTGGGGTTTCCAGAGGATATTGCAGATTTCTTCATGATAGAGGAGTACAGGGGGTATATTTGGACTGCACATACTAGATTTCCAACGAACACCCCTGGCTGGTGGGGAGGGGCACACCCCTTTAGCATTCTTGATTGGAGTGTTGTCCATAACGGTGAAATAAGCTCTTACGGTACAAATAAGAGATATTTAGAGATGTATGGATATTACAGCACTTTAAAAACGGATACTGAGGTTATGGCATACATTTTTGACCTCCTCATGAGAAGACAGGGGCTTCCAATAGAGGTTGTTGCAAAGATCCTTGCTCCTCCAATGTGGGATGAAATAGAAAGGATGTCCGAGAAAGAGAGAAAATTCTACAAGGCTCTCAGGATGACATATTCACCGTTGCTAGTTAATGGCCCCTGGGCTGTTATAGTCGCCAGACATGGAGAAATGTTCGGGCTTACGGATAGAATAAGACTCAGACCCTTAACTGCCGCGGAGAGGGGAAGTCTGTTCATGATATCATCGGAGGAAGCTCCAATAAGGTATCTCTTTCCGAAAGTTGACAAAGTTTACACTCCTTATGGTGGAGAACCAATAGTTGCGAGACTTGAAAAAGATGTTAAAAAATTCGTAGAGGGTGAAATAACGTGA